The Spirosoma sp. SC4-14 DNA window TATTTTGGTAAGTATGAGCATTTTGTAGAAGACCATCGTATTATTCATGCGCTTTCGAATAACCTGCTCTATCCGTTCGAGAACGTGCTGGCCAAATCGCTCGTACGCGACGGACAGGTCTATACATATCGCCACAAAGAAGGGTTTATTGATGCCTGGGTTGTTTTTTATAATCCAATCCGCAGTCAGTACCGGTTGCCCCGCCGACTCGAAGAAGAGCACATTCGAAAACTCGGCATTCAGATTGCCAAGTTTCACAAAGCCTGCTCACGAGTGAGTCCGGTGCTACCGAAATCTTCGAAAACGCTGCGTTCCGATATCTGGGATTTACTCGACCTGCTCGAAACCGAAACCGGTCAGTTCGAACACCGCATGAATATTGACGAACTGAAACGGCAGTGTAATCTTTTTCTGGAAAATCGGCAAAAACTTGTGGCTGGAACGGTCGAAACCATGCCTGTATTTGTGGACTGGAACATTGGAAATTTCTCCGTAACCGAAAACCTGGAGCTGTATTCGCGCTGGGATTACGACTGGTTCCGAATCAGCTATCGGGTCATGGACTTCTATTTCTTCAGCCGGGTTACGTCCGACATTGGTGACCGAACCGTATTTAGCTACGTCATAGGGCCATTGATGGAAGAGCGCTTTCTGCTGTTTTTACAGGAATATCATAAAGTGTATCCGCTAACTGAGAACGAAATTCGGTTTTTGCCCGAAGCCTACCGTTTTTTCATTCTCAACTACGTTATCAAATACGGCCGGTATTTTTTCCATCGCACGTATGCTACTAAACTCCAGCGCGAAGCATACCAAACCTATTTCCCGTCTATTGAAACATTTGACGCCGAGAAAATCCTGAGAGCGCTGGGAATATAAAAGTCATTTGCCAATAGTCATTTAGCCTTCGGCTGTCGTTGGTTGTTCGTCAACAGCTAATAACAAATGACTATTGACGAACAACTAATGACCAATTCTAAAGCCCGATGCCCGATACGTCAGAACTCATTGATTCCATTCGACAAGGTGACGAATCGGCTTTCCGACAACTGTATGAAAGCACCAAGAGCCGGGTTTTTAATACGGCTCTTAGTTACGTACGTTCCCGCGAAGACGCCGAAGAAATTACACAGGATGTATTTGTTGAAGTATTTCGGTCGGCAGCTGCCTTTAAGGGAGAGTCCAGCATTACTACCTGGATTTATCGGATAACGATCAACAAATCCCTCGATTTTCAGAAGCGTAAAAAGAGGCAAAAACGGTTCGCCTTTCTGACGAGTTTATTCGATAGCAATACAGGTGAGGTGATCCATCATCCTACTGATTTTTTCCATCCGGGCATTGCGCTGGAAAATCAGGAAAATGCCGCCCGATTGTTTCAGGCCATCGACCAACTTCCCGAAAAACAAAAAACGGCCTATATTCTCACTCGGGTAGAAGGGCTGACGAATATTGAAGCCGCCAGCGTTATGACAGTGACTGTTGGGGCTATAGAGTCGCTGTTGCAGCGAGCCAATGAAAACTTAAAAAAACAATTGGCCAGTTTGTATAAATCGCTACAAAAGCCGTAGGAATAAAAACGATTCGTCGTCTGAATTAGTATGGAACCAAAAAAAGATAAATGGATAAACGATGTACTGGGCAGTATTGATGGTATGAACCGGGCCGAACCAGGTCCTTTTCTGTATGCCAAAATCCAACATCGTCTGAAGGTGACGGATACCACCCAGCGCGTTCCGGCCCGAATGGTTTGGCTGGCAATCGCGTCGTTTGCACTACTTGTTTTGCTGAACTGGCGAATTACCAACCGGTTCGCGAAAGATACACCGTCTGGCAAGCCAGCGTTAAATACGGTTATTTCGGAGATGCAACTCTACCCAGACTCCAATCAACCTTATGAACTATGGAGCGGACAAAACTTTTAACCCTTTTTGTTATTGGCCTATTTCTACTCAATCTGTTTACACTGGGCTTTGTTCTGTTAAAATCCGATTCGGTTCGCTTGCCGGACCGATCGCAGGGGCCGCCCGAAGGTGAAGGTCCGGCGCGACTGATTATGCAGCGACTTCATTTCGACGAACAGCAGAAACAGCAGTATCAGGTGTTGATTGATGAACATCAGAAGCAAACGCGGCTTTTAAACGAAAAAACGGCGCGGTTGTATCGGAATTATTATGGTCTGTTGGCCGAAACACCTCCCGATTCTGTTCAGGCGAACGCACTTAGCCAGCAAATTGCCGACAATCAGCGGGCTATTGCTGAACTAAACTTTGCGCATTTCAAGGAGTTAAAAGCCCTTTGCCGTCCCGACCAACAGGCTTATTTTACACAGTTGGTCGATGAGCTGGCTCGGTTGTTTGGTCGACGTCAGCATCCCCCCCGCCGTGGTGAAGGTCCGCCAGCAGGAGGCATGGGCGGTCCGCCAGAAGGTCGGCCCGACGGCCCACCCGAAAATTTTGGACCCAGGCCGTAGGAATCAGGCAGGTAGTGTCGTCTGAAGCAACAGATAAGCACTACTTGCCATGAATCGATTTCGTATAACCACCTCAACGCTTGCCTGTAGTCTGCTGGCTTTACTGGCCTGCTCCAACACCGACAACTCGGTTACGCCATCAACTACGGGATCAACATCCGGTACGACCAGCACAACGGTCTCTGTGGGTACGGGCGTGCCGGATGTATTCAAAAAAATCTACGGTGCCACCAGCATCACAACCGATGGTGTATATGTTTATATAAAAACAACGGGTATGCCCGATCATAAAAGCGCATACTATCCAACGTCGAATAGCCTTTACGAAAGCTTTACAGGTACTACCTTTGGAGGCAATCGGTTTTCAAAAAATCCGAATTCGATCTCGGCTCAGAACTTTACATTCAAGATTCCACTAAATCCTAAAGCGGCCACAACCCATACGGCAACCAATCTGGGAGCCATTGGCGTTTCGCTGAATGGAGTCCCATTTTTCAACCAATATGCCGGGCCGAATCAGCCGCTCAGGAATGAGATCGTTTCTTTTGATCAGTGGTGGGGGCATCCGGCACCAACTAACGAATACCACTATCACGTAGAGCCTCTATACCTCACAACCGTTACTGCCACCAAATCATCCTTATTGGGCTTTTTACTCGATGGGTTTCCAGTGTATGGACCCGAAGAAAATGGAACCACGGTTTCCAATGCATCGCTGGATGCTTACCACGGGCACACGCACGCCACAGCCGAGTATCCGAATGGCATCTACCACTACCACATCACATCCACAGATCCGTATATCAATGGAAGCGGGTATTATGGCACAGCGGGCACGTTTTCGAAATAAAGCTTTATGGCTAAGCATGGTTTTGTCGTCCTGTTCTGGCTCTTTCAAGTCGGAGAGGATCACTGCATTCGACGCAACAACGGTGAACGTACATTGGCAGAATGGAATCGCGGTAGAAAACAACCATCCTTTTACGGGCATTGTCTACACCCTGGCCGCTAACGGGAAAGATACCATTGAGGTAGTTAGTTTCCGCAATGGCAAAGAGCATGGCGAATGGAGACGTTTTTATGAACATGGAAAACCAGCCGAAAAACGCTATTTCGACAATGGGCAAAAGACAGGGAATCTGCTTGCCTGGTGGCCTAATGGGCATAAGAAACTGGCCTACCACTTTGCGAATGGCGAATACGACGGAATTTGCCGCGAATGGTCGCCATCGGGTGTTTTAATTAAAGAGATGACCTACAAAAATGGGTATGAAGAAGGTGTTCAGAAGCAGTTTTACGAGAGTGGCAAAGTCAAGGCCAATTACATAATCACGGCTGGGCGCCGATATGGTTTGTTGGGAACAAAAAACTGTGTCAATGCAACCGACACCCTGTTTGAACAATAATCTGGTGCTTCCAAAAGATACTTTCCCATCCCTTTTGCGTCATAAAATACTTTTAAGCTGGCCGGGCCACTTAACTACCCTCTGAGAGTCAGTTAAACAATTACCATAACAATTTCTATGATAAATCAAAAGCAAACTATTTCTACACTTAGTGGCCTGGTTCTTTGCCTGGGCATCACCATTTCAGCCTGTAACAACAGCGACAGTTCGGTCAATCCTACAACAACAGGTTCAACAGGTACCAGCAGTACGACAACTTCTGTTGGCACAGGTGTGCCCGATGTGTACAAAAAGATTTACGGGGCTTCTCAGATTTATGTAGAAGGCGATTATATCGTTATCAAATCCAGTGGTTTACCCGACCACAAAACACCATACTACAAAGGAACTCAATGGGAGTCGACTCTGTATGTGGCCGACACTCGTTCCGATTTTCATGCCAACTCAAACACAATCACTTCCTTCAGTTACACGTTTAAGATTCCCAAAAATCCGGTGGTCGCATCTACCCACAAAGCACTACAAGCTGCCACTATTGGGGTGGCTATTAATGGTGTGCCGCTTTTCAATCAATATCAAATGGAAAACCAGTTGCTCACTCCCGGCGCTGGCGAATATGTATCCTTCGATTTATACGGTGGTCATCCTACTCCATTTAGCGAATACCACTACCACATTGAACCCAATTACCTGACGGCAACTCAGGGTAGTAGTAGTCTGATTGGTTTTTTGCTGGACGGCTTCCCCCTCTACGGGCCAGTCGAAAATGGGAAAACACTAACCAGCAACGATTTGGATGCCTACCATGGACATACGACCGTAACGGCCGACTACCCGAATGGAATTTATCATTACCACACAACCGCCGATGCTCCATACATCAACGGAAATGGCTATTATGGAACAGCTGGTACGTGGTCGAAATAAGCTACTCTGGTTTCTGGCAGCTACCCTGATCACCTGCCAGAAACCGCCAGCAATTCAGTATATTGACTCCGGCCAGGTACAAATTGTACCCAGAGAAGGTATTCATTACATCGGGGGTGAGCCCGTTTCAGGCATTGTCTTTTCAACGAATGCCAAAGGCGATACCCTGTTTAAGGTGCCGTTTATGAATGGGAAAGAAAATGGTATAGCAAAGTTCTTTTACTCAAAAAACCAGCTTCGCGAAGAGCGTTTTTTCGTAAATGGCTGGAAAGAAGGCACCCATCGGGGCTGGTACGAAAACGGCAAGCCAATGTTCGAATACCATTTTCAGAACGACATGTTTGAGGGGAGTTATAAAGAGTGGTTTCCAAATGGGCGGTTGTTTCGCAACATGAATTTTGAAAAGGGTCAGGAATCGGGCCATCAGCAAAGTTGGTCTGCCGATGGGCGAATTAAAATGAATTACATCATTCAAGACAATCGACGCTATGGATTACTGGGCACCAAAAACTGCAAAAATGTTTCGGACAGCGTTTTCAGCCAATAGTTTGCTGGCACTCATCATTTTTTTTGTAGCCTGTCAAAAAGAATCAACTCAACGCTTACCGTATTACAACACGCCTGATTTTACCCCCATTTTTGTTCAGTCAGAGGCAGACCTAACGGCAAAAGTTCCACATATAATTGGTCGTTTTTCGTTCACCGATCAGCATGGTGTCAGCATTTCGCAACACGACATCGAAGGGAAAATTCATGTAGCCGATTTTTTCTTTACTTCCTGCGGAGTTATTTGCCCCCGTATGACCAAACACATGCAACTAGTTGAAAAAGCATTTCCGAATGCAGCTGATGTTGTGTTGCTTTCATACAGCGTTACGCCCTGGATCGACAGTGTTGGCCGCCTGAAAAGTTATTGCCAAACGAACCACATCCAGTCGAAAAACTGGCATTTACTGACGGGGAATAAATCAGAAATTTACCAGCTTGCCCGCCAGTCGTATTTTGCGGAAGAAGAACTTGGGTTTAGTAAAGACAGCACCGAATTTCTGCATACCGAACATTTTCTACTCATTGACAAACATAAACGCATCCGGGGCATCTACAACGGTACACTCGAACTGGAAATGCAGCAACTTATCGCCGATATTAAAACATTAAGGCAGGAATCCTAAACCTGGCAGCGTGCCACCTTATGTTGGCGAAACATAAGGTGGCACGCTGCCAGAGTCAGTTCAACATAGTACATATTTAGATTTTTTCGCTCTCGATAGCCCCCGCGGCTTTGTTTGCCAGTTCGATAATCATCGGCAGAATTTTCCCAAACCGCTCGTCTTTACTATAGCCCTGTTTCCAGCGAGCGTAGATCTGCTGAGCGATTACGGCATTTTTATAGAGTCCAAACACGTAGTAAAACACAATAGCCGACAAATTACGGCCACTGCGCTCGGCATACCGGTCGGCCACCTCCCGACGGGTCAGGTTGCCGGGGAGCCAGGTCAGGTTGAAGGTGCGATAGGCGGGTGTATCGGCCGCTTCGGACCAGTAGGCTAGTGTAGCTCCCAGATCCATTAATGGATCGCCTACTGTTGCCATTTCCCAGTCAAGCACTCCACAAATAACCGGAAGTGGATCGCCCGTATGTTCGTTGGTAGCAAAGAGCACATTGTCATATTTGTAATCGTTATGCAAAAAAGCGGGTTTCTGCTCGGGCGGATAATGCGTTACGAGCCACTCGCCTACAGCATCCATGGCGGCAATGTTGTCGGTTTGGGCATTCCGATAGCGTTTGATCCAGCCTTCAACCTGTCGTTGCACATACCCTTCCGGCTTACCCAGTTGAATTAAACCGGTTTCGACAATGTCGAGCACATGAATGGTTGTCAGATTATCGACCAGGGCTTCCGATAGCTGCCGCATCCGTTCCGGCGACAGTTTCAGTGATGGAGCCATTGGAGCCCGCAAAATAATTCCGGATACCCGTTCCATAATATAAAACGGTGTCCCCAGTATCGCGTCTATTTCGCAGTAAAGTATGGGATTGGGGATAGGTGTATAGTGGCCTTTTAGCAACGATAATACCCGAAACTCCCGACCCATATCGTGCCCACCTTTGATGGTAGCCCCGGCGGGTGGCCTGCGCAGTACAAAGTCGCGGTTAGCTGTTTTGAGTAAGTACGTCAGATTGGAAAAGCCGCCGGGAAACTGACGAATTTCCTGCACGTCGCCAATAGCAGGAATCTGCTCGCGCAGGTAAGCATTGAGGGCTGCTCTATCAAGTTCTTCGCCTACACGTACGGCGCGTGGAGAATCGGGAGTAATCATGACTTAGGTCAATTGGATTGCTGGCCAGATGCGGTTTATACGACAAAAAATCAGGATTACAACTGCCCGGCGGCCATCAGCCGACGAAACTCCTGCAACTCACGAGCTTTTTTCTTGATGTCGAGACCATATTTTTTCAGAATACTGATTGCCAGATTCTGCTTGTGCACTTCGTCGGCACCATCCCAGATGCGGGCACCGCGCTCATGGCGATACATAGCTGCCAGTACCGTATCGTCCGTTACGCCCAGGGCGCCATGTACTTGTATGGCCCGGTCGAGCACGCGCAGGAAGGCATTGGCCACAAAGAATTTGATGGCCGACACCGCTTCCCGAACATTGGCCACGCCTACCGTATCGATGAGGTATGCCGTATTGAGCACATAGAGCCGACTGGCATCAATATCGGCCCGGCTTTCGGCAATAAAATCCTGAATAAACTGCTTTTCGCCGAGCATCACCCCGTCTTCAATCTCGCGCGAAGCAGCTCGTTTACAGAGTAAATCCAGTGCTTTTTCGGCATTTCCAATCCATCGCATACAATGATGAACGCGCCCCGGTCCGAGCCGCTCCTGAGCCAGCCGGAAGCCCATGCCTTCGGCCCCAATCAGGTTAGACACCGGCACCCGGCAATCGGTATAAGTCACTTCGGCATGGCTAAACCATTCTTGCCCAACATCACCAAAAACAGGAATATTTCGTTCGATCCTGAAACCAGGCGTATCGGTCGGCACAATAATCATGCTGGCCCGCTGATGTGGAGCGGCCTCAGGATTAGTCACCACCATGGCTACTGCAAATGCGGCTCCGTCGGCCGACGAGGTGAACCATTTTCGACCGTTGATTATGTATTCATCGCCATCGCGAACGGCCACCGTTGCCATGCGCGTTGGATTAGAACCAGCAAACTCGGGCTCGGTCATGGAAAAACAACTCCGAATATCACCATCCATGAGCGGCTTCAGATATTGTTCTTTGATTTCGGGGGATGCAAACTTGTGGAGCAGTTCAATATTACCAATATCGGGAGCCTGGCAGCCGAACACATAATGCCCAAAAAATGGCGCATAGGCCAATTGTTCGCTAATCTGCCCAAACTCGCAGAGGCTTAGTCCATGCCCATTGGCATCTTTCGGCAGATGCAAGCCCCACAGCCCGGCATCTTTTACCTGCTGGCGTTTTTGATTAAGAATGGGGATTAGCTCATCAAGACGATGGTGAGAGAAACCGTCTTCGAGCGGTATCAATTCGGTTTCGACAATGTTACGGACTTGCGCCAGCAACGGCCGAACGCGGTCGGTAATAAATATAGATTCCATTCGGGGTATGGGTCTAGGAGCGCCAACGTGGCAGGCACTAAAGTAAGGGTTCCCGAACGAAGGGGCAAGTGTAGAACTCATGATTGCCTTTTTAAACCGCAACGCTCGCCAGGTGATTCGTGTACTTTGTGACCGCTACGGTTTAAAAGCCTTTTTCTTTATCCGATTGGCTCGTTGAATACGGCAAGCATATGCGTAATGGCGGCTGGCGAATGTAACGCTTCGGTTTGATCTAACGTCAATCGGGCCACTTCTGAGGCCCGGTTTCGCATCTGATTTTCATAAGCAGCAATGGCAGCCTGCACGTCGAGAAACAAGCTGTTCGTCAGGCAGTTGCTTAGTTCCAGCGCATCGAGCATTGCCATATTAACACCTTCGCCCGCATAGGGAGGCATCAGATGGGCGGCATCACCCAGCATTGTCAGGTTTGGGAGGGATTCCCAGGTCTGGTCTAAAGGCATACAGTATTGCGGACGAAGCATGAGTGGATATTCTGCCTTTTCGAACAGATCGAGCCAAATGTCGTCCCAATCGGCAAACTCCTGCCGGAACCAGCCAAGTACCTGTGCTTTATCAGCAAAGTCGATACCACAGTTTCGCATCCAGTGTTCGTCGGTCTTGCAGCCAATATAAAACACCATACTACCATCGCCTTTCGAACTGACGATCAGCGTTTTTTCGTCGCCCAGCACAAACAATTTTCCTCCATTGAGCAACTTATGAACACGCGGAGAGGCCGTTTCAGAATCATATACCGCTCCCTCCATTACCGTCACACCGGCATAAAATGGCTTGATGGGCGTGATATACGTCCGGATTTTTGAGTTTGCGCCATCGGCCGCAATCACAATGTCGGCTTCGGCTGATGTTCCATTCCGAAATTCAAGTTTCCAGCCGTCGCCGTTGGGCGACATTGTGATAAACTGGCTATTCCAGACAACCGTGTTGGGTTGCAGCGAATCCAGCAGAATTTTCCGAAGCGGTCCCCGATCAATCTCAGGCCGAAACAGTTCATCGGCTTCGTTTACGTGTTCGTCGAGTACTACAATGCCTTTTTTATCAACAATTCGCAATTTATCAGCACCCGGCCGATAATTAGCGTTGAAAGCATCCAGCAATCCGGCTTCCCGCAAGGCCAGCAATCCAGATTCGTAGTGCAAGTCCAGCGTGGCCCCCTGCACCCGAGCATATTTATCCACATCTCGTTCGTATACGTTGACCCTAGCGCCCTTCATTTGCAGCAGCCGGGCCAACGTTAATCCGCCGGGACCTCCGCCCACAATGGCTATTTTTTTGTTTTCAATTCGCATATTACCCCTTGTTAACAGTTGTTTATAGAAATCTAAACCAATGGAGTATGCCAGACAACCTGTTCAATTTCAGGCGTGATGGCTGTTAAACCCATCTGTTTATGTCACAAACCTACTGTTCGGGCAATCGGAAAAATTGTATAAATCGGTCGTCTTTGTTGCGGGCGAGTTCTTTGGGTGTCACACCTGAATAGCGTTTTACGGCTTTTATGAAATGCGCCTGATCGACAAAATCCTGCTCGGGAAACAGCTTTCCTTCCTGAATCTGTTTGAACGAAGCCCGGTAGCGAAGAATGTTGCAATAGGCTTTCAGCGACATCCCAAACCACTGCTGAAAATAACGATTGATCTGCCGACTACTCCACTGTGCCGCTTCGGCAAGCTCCCGAACGGTCGATTCGCCCTCGGAAGCATACATAAGTTGAAACAAGGCATATTTACGTGGGTCGATTGCTTCGTGTATGGCTCCGGCAATTGCCGCAGACGCTTTCTTGCAGAACTGCCCGAAATTGTCCAGATCGGCAGGCGTTATACCCCAGAAATCGGCAGGTAGGTAGTGAACTCCATTCAGCAACGGCGCTATGCTCGTTTTCAGGACATATTCGGCAGCGGGCAATTTAAAATTAACAGCACACGTAACCGTATGCGGAGCAATAAAAGCCGGACCAGGCTCGGTACCCAATCCAGCCAGGATGACATGGAACGGTTCGGTAGCGGAGATAGAAAACAGCACATCGAAACATCCGTCGGGCACAATAGTAACCGGTTTTTCATTGTCGGATGGGTTACTAAGCCGCCAAAACGCTTTGACAAATTTGAAAAGCGGCTGGTCGGGCTGCATAACGTTGTAGTCAATATCAATAGCAGTCATGACTCATTCTTCAGCTATCTTTTTTATAATTCCCAGCGTGCCATTCCAATAAAAACTGGCATGTTCGACTGCGGTTTCGGCAATTAAATTCCGATGCGTAACAATCAGCATTGTCTGGTTGTCGGCAGGGATTAGGTTGAATTCGACGGTCGTGTAGTTCTCGGCTTTGTCGGGCAAGCGGGATAGAGCGCTCCACGACGTATATGCAAAGACAACATTCGGTTCAAATTGCACAATTGTACCTTTTTGCTCGTATTTACCGTGCAAATCGCCCCTGAACCGAATTGAGCTTCCAACCTGCCAGTCTGAGATGACCTCAATTTCTGTATCGAGCATCCACCGTTTTATGAGCGCTGGCGATGTCAGTAAATGCCAGACTTTCGAAACTGGAGCATCGATGGTTATTTGCTTCCGAACAACCGGTTCTGCAACCTTGGCCTGATTCGTCATTTCCTATAAGCGTTAAGTCTGACAAACATCGCTTCCAGGGTAGTCGTTTTCGTGGGTCAACTTATTTTATGCTATTTCGCCAGTTTTTCAACCGCAGCGTCTTTTGACTTCACAAAATTGATGTGACCGATGTTGTTACTCTCAACAATAAAGTCGTTCAGGCTTTTGCTTTGATATGCCGCAAATGCACCAATTATAGCCAGTTGCACCCGATACGTTGAAAATTTTTGAAGGATCTCACCTGCTATGCCCGTTCGGAGATTGAAAAAATCGGGAGTTATATTTTTTTCATACAGCATTATTTTATCAAATCCCCGATAGTATAGATTCCCCAGCAAATCCAGCCCATCATCCGCACTGCCAATTACCATCGTATCAGAAACAACCTCGGCTATTTCTACTCCGCCAATCTGAATTACGTTTATTTCCATTAGTTCAATTTTTATGCTGCCAGCCAGCAAATACCTCACCGTATAAAAGTAATTGGCCATCGGGCATTTGTCATTAGAATTTCTTTATCGATTTCCCAATGGCAAGTGCCCAATGACCAATAATTAATGGCAGATAACTAAGCGGTCTATTTCAACAAATCGTCTTTGGTCCAGACCTGACCATTTTTGATGGTATATCGCACATTCATCGTATCGCGAATTTTCGTCAGCGGATCGCCTTCAACCGCAATCAGATCGGCAATTTTTCCAACTTCGAGGCTTCCCAGATCCTTACCGACCCCGGCCGCTTCGGCCGACCAGAGCGTTGCCGCCCTGAGTGTTTCAAATGGTGTTACACCACCTTCTACCCAGTTCTGCAACTCAACCTGTAGGCTCAATCCATAAGGAATCAGGGGCGAATCGGTTCCGGGTGTTACCCGGCCACCGGCGGCAATAAATTTCTTCACATTACTGGCCAGCGTCCTGAAGTTTTCGAGAGCCCCCGGCATCATCCGGCGCATGGTCTGCTGTTGAGCCAGCATATTATTCCGGTACGTTTCGTCGTAGAAATGCGTAAACGGCTCGTAACTGAACAATGCCGTATCGAGCCGAATCTGGTAGCTAAAGCCACCCTGCAAGCTCGTTGTCGGCGTCATATTCATTCCCGACTTGGTAATCAGATTCAGCACATCGCCATAGATATGATTGGTAGAGGTCAGCTTAGGTGAGAATCCGCGACGACTGGTAGCCGACGAATGTTCGACTCCGTCGATATTGTATTTTACGGCCGGATACAGTTCATGCGATGTAACCGGAATCCCAATCTCATGCGCCAGATCGGCGGCTAACTGCTGCAAGCGATCGGGTAAGCGAACGTAGCATTTCAACAGGTCATAATCCAGCCGTTTGGCACGGTCGAGTTCCATCCGTAACTGACCTTCACTACGGATACTCGTTGCCAGTCCGTAATAGAGTCGGTATCCTTCGTTAATATTGCCCGTATAAAAACTCCGTGGCCCAACCCGAACACCGGCATCCCAGGCTTCGCGCCGTTCGAGTGCATCGTAAGGGTCGGCACCCGTTTCGCGAACGCTCGTAATGCCATGGCTCAGCCAGATACGTCCCTGCTTTTCACCAGTCAGAATACTCTGGTGGGTATGCATTTCCCAAAGTCCAGGCATTACAGTCAATTTCGACGCATCGACCAGTTGGCCCGACCGGCCGGCTTTGTGCGGTTCAATAGCCAGAATACGGCTTCCCTTCAGAATAATATCTACGTTTTCGCGATAGGAATTCGTCTTTCCATCAAAAAACTTACCTGCATGAATAACCGTCTGGTCGGTAGGCAATTTAGCCTGATAGTTAAATTCCAGCGGAACGTTGGTTACCCGTCCGGATGCAATATCGAGTTGTTTTAAGGTATCAACCGACAGATATACCAGCGTTTTCGCATCGGAGGTCCAACTCATGTTATCGGCCAGTGTTTTCGTGCGCTGAATGGGCTGACCGGTCTGTTTGCCATCCGATGTGACGGGCAATGTCCACAAAATACCATCGAGCACATACGCCATCCAGTTACCATCGGGCGACCAGGCCGGGCCGCTGCGCCCCCGAAAACTGATGGTTTGCCCCGACGAATCGGGTTTTAATTCGAGCGCACGCCCGCTTCCGTCGCTCGGAATGACCAGAAACTGATTCAAGCCCTCCCGAAACCGGGTCGAGTAGACATCCAGCGCCGAAACGGCCAGGCTTTTTCCATCGGCAGACCAACTCGGTACTCCCGGCCCAAACAAAGGTTCATAAATGCGTTTGGGTGCCGGAAAAGGCTGGTCTTCAGACGGAGGTACATCAATTGTATGGAGTGTATTGCGGCCATATGCCGATCGGTCGACCATGAAAAACGCGATGTGTTTGCTATTGGGTGAGTACACGGGTGTGCTGACTTCGGT harbors:
- a CDS encoding NAD(P)/FAD-dependent oxidoreductase, producing MRIENKKIAIVGGGPGGLTLARLLQMKGARVNVYERDVDKYARVQGATLDLHYESGLLALREAGLLDAFNANYRPGADKLRIVDKKGIVVLDEHVNEADELFRPEIDRGPLRKILLDSLQPNTVVWNSQFITMSPNGDGWKLEFRNGTSAEADIVIAADGANSKIRTYITPIKPFYAGVTVMEGAVYDSETASPRVHKLLNGGKLFVLGDEKTLIVSSKGDGSMVFYIGCKTDEHWMRNCGIDFADKAQVLGWFRQEFADWDDIWLDLFEKAEYPLMLRPQYCMPLDQTWESLPNLTMLGDAAHLMPPYAGEGVNMAMLDALELSNCLTNSLFLDVQAAIAAYENQMRNRASEVARLTLDQTEALHSPAAITHMLAVFNEPIG
- a CDS encoding AraC family transcriptional regulator; translated protein: MTAIDIDYNVMQPDQPLFKFVKAFWRLSNPSDNEKPVTIVPDGCFDVLFSISATEPFHVILAGLGTEPGPAFIAPHTVTCAVNFKLPAAEYVLKTSIAPLLNGVHYLPADFWGITPADLDNFGQFCKKASAAIAGAIHEAIDPRKYALFQLMYASEGESTVRELAEAAQWSSRQINRYFQQWFGMSLKAYCNILRYRASFKQIQEGKLFPEQDFVDQAHFIKAVKRYSGVTPKELARNKDDRFIQFFRLPEQ
- a CDS encoding SRPBCC domain-containing protein, which codes for MTNQAKVAEPVVRKQITIDAPVSKVWHLLTSPALIKRWMLDTEIEVISDWQVGSSIRFRGDLHGKYEQKGTIVQFEPNVVFAYTSWSALSRLPDKAENYTTVEFNLIPADNQTMLIVTHRNLIAETAVEHASFYWNGTLGIIKKIAEE
- a CDS encoding DUF4180 domain-containing protein; this encodes MANYFYTVRYLLAGSIKIELMEINVIQIGGVEIAEVVSDTMVIGSADDGLDLLGNLYYRGFDKIMLYEKNITPDFFNLRTGIAGEILQKFSTYRVQLAIIGAFAAYQSKSLNDFIVESNNIGHINFVKSKDAAVEKLAK
- a CDS encoding DPP IV N-terminal domain-containing protein, which produces MKTCFEFARFLLFYALCIGVTTVYAQSDSVRITVSEGTNMSAALSPDGQSIVMDMQGTIWLIPARGGAARALTDFRDDARQPAWSPDSKRVVYSSFRDGTFHIYSVKTDGSDLQKHTTGEFDNREPMYSPDGSKLIFSSDKGGNYNLFELILKTGKLIQLTDHLGNEYAPSYSPDGKRIAYVATRPDASGLYVLEGGKETLVWKTSATMGPPAWLLNGTSLIAQTAEIGKTTLVIKDLKVDATPNVISATGEDVFPFRPTVAKDGAIWYTADGAIKRKTADLAKTEKINWQATLALSRKPYTRKTYLLDNPRSRPVKGIRAPVVSPDGKAIVFSALGDLYWLDIGNPTPKKLTDDSFIEADPNFSPDGRYLVFVSDRSGSINLWARDLQTGQDRQLTNGATEVSTPVYSPNSKHIAFFMVDRSAYGRNTLHTIDVPPSEDQPFPAPKRIYEPLFGPGVPSWSADGKSLAVSALDVYSTRFREGLNQFLVIPSDGSGRALELKPDSSGQTISFRGRSGPAWSPDGNWMAYVLDGILWTLPVTSDGKQTGQPIQRTKTLADNMSWTSDAKTLVYLSVDTLKQLDIASGRVTNVPLEFNYQAKLPTDQTVIHAGKFFDGKTNSYRENVDIILKGSRILAIEPHKAGRSGQLVDASKLTVMPGLWEMHTHQSILTGEKQGRIWLSHGITSVRETGADPYDALERREAWDAGVRVGPRSFYTGNINEGYRLYYGLATSIRSEGQLRMELDRAKRLDYDLLKCYVRLPDRLQQLAADLAHEIGIPVTSHELYPAVKYNIDGVEHSSATSRRGFSPKLTSTNHIYGDVLNLITKSGMNMTPTTSLQGGFSYQIRLDTALFSYEPFTHFYDETYRNNMLAQQQTMRRMMPGALENFRTLASNVKKFIAAGGRVTPGTDSPLIPYGLSLQVELQNWVEGGVTPFETLRAATLWSAEAAGVGKDLGSLEVGKIADLIAVEGDPLTKIRDTMNVRYTIKNGQVWTKDDLLK